A region from the Acyrthosiphon pisum isolate AL4f chromosome A1, pea_aphid_22Mar2018_4r6ur, whole genome shotgun sequence genome encodes:
- the LOC103309693 gene encoding cytochrome c oxidase assembly protein COX16 homolog, mitochondrial produces MDNLSKSFDSFLKNKFIRFGLPFMLLVVGGSFGLREFSQIRYDHRKVKFISPEELRKQGIEMKPRGSVTIETEYKKLIEQVNLDNYENKRIPRPPGFED; encoded by the coding sequence ATGgacaatttatcaaaatcatttgacagttttttaaaaaacaaatttattcgaTTTGGATTGCCGTTTATGTTGTTGGTTGTTGGTGGATCATTTGGCCTAAGAGAATTTTCACAGATTAGATATGATCATCGGAAGGTTAAGTTCATCAGTCCAGAAGAACTCAGAAAACAGGGTATTGAAATGAAACCTCGAGGCAGCGTCACAATAGAAACTGAGTATAAAAAGCTTATAGAACAAGTTAATCTTGACAATTATGAGAATAAAAGAATACCAAGACCACCTGGATTTGAAgactga
- the LOC100164643 gene encoding NFX1-type zinc finger-containing protein 1 yields MGELPGEFYKSFRTQYIHPTINDIDYVKHLPFNLDKGPYKSEDHYLDTQFHLLREDFIHPLRKAVQYYRKNKTTVGTNMVCSNVLFDGSREFFANKLGFIFKFDPNAYNINLFINGFLLLFSKDDFNTFFAGLVLKDDIEYLQKGIILIEMLDNIDIRPNTILSMAQCEQFYVPYNWTLKALQQMNSLPLKEYIVFATNKHCAPDYLNDINYQKYDIDDYKFNILNDEEWPTEIYLQQESSQYEAFKAALTHKYVLIQGVPGSGKTFIGQRVVKAMIENLYVTGRLNKPIAVICNNNLALDHFLEGILKITDKLVRIGSQSKCEALKKYSLKKIVKLNKLKINDDLEKNLKVKEQTILDCCEKCDKLYSGILDWSILKTVVPKVAFNTFIDSWDFLNWLFHPYPVDKMFKKYKVDHVQGSQHCLILDDIKQCLSELTEQVAEGSEYHSLKIKQQLTMLKKFYEYFEYMLSFDNSEESTIVVEDIHLIPADQRWVLYYKWVHIIVNDYKNILIPTWNEYNDLCKKLDEDRLAQTMNLLDDIYVIGLTTTGAVKNKDLLERLKPPIVIVEEGTETLEPFIVASLTEHCQHLILIGDHKVERPKTSSYTLAKTYNFNQTLMERTINNGLPLNRLIKQFRMRPEIMSLVLPSITDQLESSEHTCNLPNVIGITQNVYFIDHNITEDKSHINLHEVKFSIGLARYLCLQNYKPEDIMILTTHKDQVYELVKLKEESLLIKNINISSVDNCSLTECEIVILSTVHSTKGDTGFWKHENRICVALTRAKSGLYIIGNISNLISQCELWNSVKSSLQSLCSIGSELTLECSIHKGTLSKVSKSEDFVNRKCPRPCLQQLKCNHYCQSICHTRDREHMFMFKCRNINCRSSKSLIRYPLRDIFLLFWEYSKNIIYDVISQPI; encoded by the exons ATGGGAGAGCTTCCTGGAGAGTTCTATAAATCATTCAGAACACAATACATTCATCCAACTATAAATGATATTGACTATGTAAAACATTTACCGTTCAACCTTGATAAAGGTCCATACAAGTCTGAAGACCATTATTTAGACACACAATTTCATCTCTTACGTGAAGATTTTATTCATCCATTAAGAAAAGCTGTACAGtattatcgtaaaaataaaactacagtTGGCACTAATATGGTATGCAGTAATGTATTGTTTGATGGTTCTAGGGAGTTTTTTGCAAACAAATtaggttttatatttaaatttgatccCAATGCatataacataaatttgtttataaatgggtTCTTATTGCTATTTTCTAAAGATGATTTCAACACTTTCTTTGCTGGACTCGTGCTGAAAGATGATATAGAATACTTACAAAAAgggataatattaatagaaatgCTTGATAATATTGACATAAGACCAAACACAATTTTATCAATGGCACAGTGTGAACAATTTTATGTACCTTACAATTGGACACTTAAAGCTCTTCAACAGATGAACTCACTTCCATTGAAAGAGTATATCGTTTTTGCTACAAACAAACACTGTGCACCTGATTACTTAAATGACATTAATTATCAAAAGTATGATATTGatgattacaaatttaatattttgaatgatgAAGAATGGCCTACAGAAATTTATCTGCAACAAGAGAGCAGTCAGTATGAAGCATTTAAAGCAGCATTAAcccataaatatgttttaattcaaGGTGTTCCGGGTTCAGGCAAAACATTTATTGGTCAACGAGTTGTAAAAgcaatgattgaaaatttatatgTAACAGGACGGCTAAATAAACCTATTGctgttatttgtaataataacctCGCATTAGATCATTTTTTAGAAGGTATCTTAAAAATAACTGACAAGCTGGTCAGAATTGGTAGTCAATCAAAATGTGAAGCTTTAAAGAAGTATAGTTTAAAGAAGATAGTAaaacttaacaaattaaaaataaatgatgacttagaaaaaaatttaaaagttaaagagCAAACCATTTTAGATTGCTGTGAGaaatgtgataaattatattctggTATTCTGGATTGGAGTATTTTGAAGACTGTAGTACCAAAAGTGGCATTCAACACTTTTATAGATTCTTGGGATTTTCTTAACTGGCTATTTCATCCATATCCTGTggacaaaatgtttaaaaaatataaagtagatCATGTACAAGGCTCTCAACATTGTCTCATTTTAGatgatataaaacaatgtttgtcAGAACTGACAGAACAAGTTGCTGAAGGCAGTGAATatcattcattaaaaattaaacaacagtTGACCATGCTGAagaaattttatgaatattttgaatacatgtTATCTTTTGATAACTCAGAAGAAAGTACAATCGTTGTGGAAGATATCCATTTAATTCCAGCTGATCAAAGATGGGTGTTATACTATAAATGGGTACATATAATTGTTAatgattataagaatattttaattccaaCATGGAATGAGTATAATGACTTATGTAAAAAACTCGATGAGGATAGATTGGCACAAACTATGAATTTATTAGATGATATTTATGTAATTGGGCTTACCACTACTGGAGCAGTAAAGAATAAAGATTTATTAGAACGTTTAAAACCTCCGATTG ttattGTGGAAGAAGGAACAGAGACATTAGAACCATTCATAGTTGCATCATTGACTGAGCATTGTCAACATTTGATTCTAATtg gagATCATAAGGTAGAACGTCCAAAGACATCATCATACACATTGgcaaaaacttataattttaatcaaacacTTATGGAACgaacaataaataatggttTACCTTTAAATAGACTTATTAAACAATTCAGAATGCGACCAGAAATAATGTCATTAGTCCTACCATCCATTACTGATCAATTGGAAAGTAGTGAACATACATGTAATTTACCAAATGTTATTGGAATAACACAAAATGTGTACTtcattgatcataatattacagag GATAAAAGTCACATAAATTTACAtgaagttaaattttcaattggaCTTGCTCGTTATCTTtgcttacaaaattataaaccagaagatataatgattttaacaaCACATAAAGATCAAGTTTATGAACTTGTGAAG CTTAAAGAAGAATCTTTActcattaaaaacataaatatatcatcTGTGGATAATTGCTCATTAACTGAATGTGAAATAGTAATACTATCCACTGTACATAGTACTAAAGGAGATACAGGATTTTGGAAACATGAAAATCGGATATGTGTGGCTTTAACAAGAGCAAAATCTGGATTATACATTATTGGAAACATAAGCAATCTTATAAGCCAATGTGAACTGTGGAATAGTGTAAAAAGTTCTCTTCAAAGTCTATGCTCCAttg GAAGTGAATTAACTCTAGAGTGTTCCATACATAAAGGAACATTATCAAAAGTCTCCAAATCTGAAGATTTTGTGAATCGAAAATGTCCTCGTCCTTGTCTGCAGCAGTTAAAATGCAATCATTATTGTCAAAGTATTTGCCATACACGTGATCGTGAAcatatgtttatgtttaaatgtaGAAATATAAACTGCAG aTCATCTAAATCTCTAATTCGCTACCCATTACGAGACATATTTCTACTATTCTGGGAGTacagcaaaaatattatttatgatgtaATTAGTcaaccaatttaa